A single Dechloromonas denitrificans DNA region contains:
- a CDS encoding TolC family protein, with amino-acid sequence MRRLLFTLLLLPVAGLAQPPAPLSLPEAEALWREHSRELRLAGAAVSGAAADVKTAGQIPNPDVSLNALSISPWSGYGAGGWKDKKMDTQLRLDQLVERGGKRDLRVKGAEARLDAARFDLDDAARQQLGTLRYAYYNLRLAQEKLTLAGETAGLYGKAAEAGKLRQKAGDIAPVDLSRLQIDQARAAGDARQAQTELEQAQVALAYLIGREADARQLQAGDNWPALEEQALSQAPLDQRPDLAAAQRRLAAAEAERDLAKAKKSRDVTIGVQYEHNLQNAPTNSYGLGVSVPLFIWHEYEGDIARAEADLDVARLQYEQQQAQAQGQVAQAKNALLSARDRYQRLEGGLLADAERVAKAAEFAYNKGAMGLMDLLDARRTLRQIQIEAASARADYAKALSDWQIQAEFRKLK; translated from the coding sequence ATGCGACGCTTACTTTTCACGCTATTGCTGCTGCCCGTTGCCGGCCTTGCCCAGCCCCCCGCCCCGCTGTCGCTGCCCGAGGCGGAAGCACTGTGGCGCGAACACAGCCGGGAACTCCGGCTGGCCGGCGCGGCGGTCAGCGGGGCTGCCGCCGACGTCAAGACGGCCGGTCAGATTCCCAACCCGGATGTCTCGCTCAATGCGCTGTCGATCAGCCCGTGGTCCGGCTACGGTGCCGGCGGCTGGAAAGACAAGAAGATGGACACCCAGCTGCGCCTTGACCAACTGGTCGAACGCGGCGGCAAGCGCGATTTGCGCGTCAAGGGGGCGGAAGCCCGGCTCGACGCGGCGCGTTTCGATCTCGACGACGCCGCCCGCCAGCAACTGGGAACGCTGCGTTACGCCTATTACAACCTGCGACTGGCCCAGGAAAAGCTGACGCTGGCCGGCGAAACCGCCGGGCTGTACGGCAAGGCCGCCGAGGCCGGCAAGCTGCGCCAGAAAGCCGGCGACATTGCGCCGGTTGACCTCTCGCGGCTGCAGATCGACCAGGCGCGGGCGGCCGGCGATGCCCGCCAGGCGCAGACCGAACTGGAGCAGGCGCAGGTGGCGCTGGCCTATCTGATTGGTCGCGAAGCCGATGCCCGGCAGTTACAGGCCGGCGACAACTGGCCGGCGCTCGAAGAGCAGGCCTTGAGTCAGGCACCGCTCGACCAGCGCCCCGACCTGGCCGCCGCCCAGCGCCGCCTGGCCGCCGCCGAGGCCGAGCGCGACCTGGCCAAGGCCAAGAAGAGCCGCGACGTGACGATCGGCGTCCAGTACGAACACAACCTGCAGAATGCGCCGACCAACAGCTACGGCTTAGGGGTCAGCGTGCCGCTCTTCATCTGGCACGAATACGAAGGCGACATCGCCCGAGCCGAGGCCGATCTCGACGTCGCCCGACTGCAATACGAACAGCAGCAGGCGCAGGCGCAAGGCCAGGTGGCGCAGGCGAAGAATGCCCTGCTCTCGGCGCGCGACCGTTACCAGCGGCTGGAAGGCGGCCTGCTGGCCGATGCCGAACGGGTCGCCAAGGCTGCCGAATTTGCCTACAACAAGGGCGCCATGGGCCTGATGGACCTGCTCGACGCCCGGCGCACCTTGCGCCAGATCCAGATCGAGGCCGCCAGTGCGCGCGCCGATTACGCCAAAGCATTGTCGGACTGGCAGATCCAGGCCGAATTCAGGAAACTCAAATGA
- a CDS encoding efflux RND transporter permease subunit — MIKRIVHFALNQPLFIILGLVLFIGIGTVAFKNLPIEAFPDVTDTQVTVISLNPGRAPEEVEKQVTIPLEIALSGVPNSIRMFSHTQFGLSFIVVTFDEKPSLFMARQLVEERLRGLDLPPGVEPELAPPATATGEIFRYRLDAPGLKPSEVRAIQDWTVARQIKQVSGIADVVSLGGPIRQYEVQPNLAKLRDYKITIGQLFTALQRANANAGGGSVAQGRQQFLIRSLGLLRSSADIGQVVVAENSGTPVLVRDIANVVESRVPEQGIVGISDANGDQDDVVSGIVLLRKDENPSLVLDALKARVDTLNAGGLPPGVKIVPFYDRSWLISKTLKTVFMNLLEGALLVTLVLYLFLADLRAAAIVASIIPLALLGTFIGLSAVGIPANLLSLGAMDFGIIVDGAVIVIENIFRRLGEAKQNQDHRPHTRTIQEAVVEIGRPTVFSMVIIMVAHLPIFTMQRHEGKIFAPMAYSVVAALITSLVLSLTLVPFLSKIAFKNNVPHEETKLMHWFMQKYEPALKWVLANTKRVLLIALGALAITAAMVPQLGTEFLPELNEGSIWINITLPTSVSVTEAKAELRQLRRIIADFPEVNAVISKGGRPEDGTDPKNINMTEMLVDLKPDSAWRKGMTKEQLVREMEDKLNDVPGIEPTFSQPVRDQILESISQIDGQIVVKLFGDDTATLKLHANQLLDKIGKVPGVVRAFIDRDGDLPQYRLEIDRAAAARYGLNVMDVQDVVETALAGKAATELWEGDRHFSVVLRLDEPSRQLDKLKDVLVPTPSGAQVPLSALVDFKMGSGAMNIARESGQRVVAIGVFIRDRDMGSVVADMQVQAQDIKLPQGYSITWSGEFENQERAMKRLMLVVPLSILFIFVLLFDAFESFRDALIIICNIPFALIGGIFALLISGIPLSVSAAIGFIALFGQAVLNGVVMVSYINQLKQQKLDSYQAVFQGALSRLRTVLMTAMLAMLGLLPMALSHGIGSETQRPLALVVIGGLISATLLTLFVLPALYYYVATHPRLAKALH; from the coding sequence ATGATCAAGCGCATTGTCCATTTCGCGCTCAATCAGCCGCTCTTCATCATTCTCGGGCTGGTGCTGTTCATCGGCATCGGCACCGTCGCTTTCAAGAACCTGCCGATCGAAGCGTTTCCCGATGTGACCGACACCCAGGTCACGGTCATCTCGCTCAATCCCGGACGAGCCCCGGAAGAGGTCGAGAAGCAAGTCACCATTCCGCTCGAAATCGCCCTCTCCGGCGTGCCAAATTCGATCCGCATGTTCTCGCACACGCAGTTCGGCCTTTCCTTCATCGTCGTCACCTTCGACGAAAAACCCAGCCTGTTCATGGCCCGCCAATTGGTCGAGGAACGCCTGCGCGGCCTTGACCTGCCCCCCGGCGTCGAGCCGGAACTGGCGCCGCCGGCGACGGCGACCGGCGAAATTTTCCGTTATCGCCTCGACGCTCCCGGCCTGAAGCCCAGCGAAGTACGCGCCATTCAGGACTGGACCGTGGCCCGCCAGATCAAGCAGGTATCGGGCATTGCCGACGTGGTGTCGCTCGGCGGCCCGATCCGCCAGTACGAGGTGCAACCGAATCTGGCCAAGCTGCGCGATTACAAGATCACCATCGGCCAGTTGTTCACCGCCTTGCAGCGGGCCAACGCCAACGCCGGCGGCGGTTCGGTGGCGCAAGGGCGGCAGCAGTTCCTGATCCGGTCGCTTGGCCTGTTGCGCTCCTCGGCCGATATCGGTCAGGTGGTCGTCGCCGAAAACAGCGGCACACCGGTGCTGGTTCGCGACATCGCCAATGTGGTCGAATCGCGGGTCCCGGAACAGGGTATCGTCGGCATCAGCGACGCCAACGGCGACCAGGACGACGTGGTGTCCGGCATCGTGCTGCTGCGCAAGGACGAGAACCCCTCACTGGTGCTCGATGCGCTGAAAGCCCGGGTCGATACGCTGAACGCCGGCGGCCTGCCGCCGGGCGTCAAGATCGTGCCGTTCTACGACCGCTCATGGCTGATCAGCAAGACGCTGAAAACCGTCTTCATGAACCTGCTCGAAGGCGCGCTGCTGGTCACGCTGGTGCTTTATCTCTTCCTCGCCGATTTGCGGGCGGCAGCCATTGTCGCCTCGATCATTCCGCTGGCCCTGCTCGGCACCTTCATCGGCCTCTCGGCGGTTGGCATTCCGGCCAACCTGCTGTCCTTGGGGGCGATGGACTTCGGGATCATCGTCGACGGTGCGGTGATCGTCATCGAGAACATTTTCCGCCGGCTCGGCGAAGCCAAGCAGAACCAGGATCACCGACCGCATACCCGGACCATTCAGGAAGCGGTGGTCGAAATCGGCCGGCCGACGGTGTTCTCGATGGTCATCATCATGGTTGCCCACCTGCCGATCTTCACGATGCAGCGCCATGAAGGCAAGATTTTTGCGCCGATGGCCTATTCGGTCGTTGCAGCGCTGATCACCTCGCTGGTCCTGTCGCTGACCCTGGTGCCCTTCCTGAGCAAGATCGCCTTCAAGAACAACGTGCCGCACGAAGAAACCAAGCTGATGCACTGGTTCATGCAGAAGTACGAACCGGCGCTGAAGTGGGTCCTGGCCAATACCAAGCGCGTGCTACTGATCGCCCTTGGCGCGCTCGCCATTACCGCGGCGATGGTGCCGCAGCTCGGCACGGAATTCCTGCCCGAACTGAACGAAGGTTCGATCTGGATCAACATCACGCTGCCGACGTCGGTTTCCGTCACTGAAGCAAAAGCCGAACTGCGCCAGCTGCGCCGGATCATTGCCGACTTCCCCGAGGTCAACGCGGTGATTTCCAAGGGCGGCCGGCCGGAAGACGGGACCGATCCGAAGAACATCAACATGACCGAAATGCTCGTCGACCTGAAACCCGACTCGGCCTGGCGCAAGGGCATGACCAAGGAACAGCTGGTGCGCGAGATGGAGGACAAGCTGAACGACGTGCCGGGCATCGAGCCGACCTTCAGCCAGCCGGTGCGCGACCAGATTCTCGAATCGATCTCGCAGATCGACGGGCAGATCGTCGTCAAGCTGTTTGGCGACGACACCGCCACGCTGAAACTGCACGCCAACCAGCTGCTCGACAAGATCGGCAAGGTGCCGGGCGTCGTCCGCGCCTTCATCGACCGCGACGGCGATCTGCCGCAATACCGGCTGGAAATCGATCGGGCCGCCGCCGCCCGCTACGGCCTGAACGTGATGGACGTCCAGGACGTGGTCGAAACGGCGCTGGCCGGCAAGGCCGCCACCGAGTTGTGGGAAGGCGACCGGCATTTCAGCGTCGTCCTTCGTCTCGACGAACCGTCCCGCCAGCTCGACAAGCTGAAGGACGTGCTGGTGCCGACGCCGTCCGGGGCGCAGGTGCCCTTGTCGGCGCTGGTCGATTTCAAGATGGGCAGCGGCGCCATGAACATCGCCCGGGAATCCGGCCAGCGCGTCGTCGCCATCGGCGTCTTCATCCGCGATCGTGATATGGGCAGCGTCGTTGCCGACATGCAGGTGCAGGCCCAGGACATCAAGTTGCCGCAGGGTTACTCGATCACCTGGTCGGGCGAGTTCGAGAACCAGGAGCGGGCGATGAAGCGCCTGATGCTGGTGGTGCCGCTCTCCATCCTGTTCATTTTCGTACTGCTGTTCGATGCCTTCGAGTCCTTCCGCGACGCGCTGATCATCATCTGCAACATTCCCTTCGCGCTGATCGGCGGCATTTTCGCGCTGCTCATCTCGGGCATCCCGCTCTCGGTGTCGGCGGCGATCGGCTTCATCGCGCTGTTCGGGCAGGCGGTGCTGAACGGCGTGGTGATGGTCAGCTACATCAACCAGCTGAAGCAGCAGAAGCTCGACAGCTACCAGGCGGTCTTCCAGGGCGCCCTGTCCCGCCTGCGCACGGTGCTGATGACCGCCATGCTGGCCATGCTCGGCCTGTTGCCGATGGCGCTGTCGCACGGCATCGGCTCGGAAACCCAGCGGCCGCTGGCGCTGGTCGTCATCGGCGGCCTGATCTCGGCGACCCTGCTGACGCTGTTCGTGCTACCGGCACTCTATTACTACGTGGCGACCCACCCACGGCTGGCCAAGGCCCTGCATTGA
- a CDS encoding YeeE/YedE family protein, translating into MIIDWGNFTPWSALVGGSLIGLSAALLFRSYGMIAGISGLLGNLIAGERDRVGWRAMFLLGLIVSPGLWLLCTQQGLAPVGPVQSGPGDWAIVGVAGVLVGFGTRLANGCTSGHGVCGLARFSKRSGAAVLSFMASGAVTVFVTRHLVGG; encoded by the coding sequence ATGATCATCGATTGGGGAAACTTCACTCCTTGGAGCGCATTGGTCGGCGGTAGCCTGATCGGTCTCAGTGCCGCACTGCTCTTCCGTTCCTACGGAATGATCGCCGGGATCAGCGGTCTGCTCGGCAACTTGATCGCCGGAGAGCGCGACAGGGTGGGGTGGCGGGCCATGTTCCTGCTCGGGCTGATCGTCTCGCCGGGGCTCTGGTTGCTGTGCACGCAGCAGGGGCTGGCGCCGGTCGGCCCGGTGCAGTCCGGCCCCGGAGACTGGGCCATCGTCGGCGTGGCTGGCGTGCTGGTCGGATTCGGCACCCGTCTGGCCAATGGCTGCACCAGCGGTCACGGCGTTTGCGGCCTGGCGCGCTTTTCGAAGCGTTCCGGGGCGGCCGTGCTGAGTTTTATGGCGAGCGGGGCGGTCACCGTGTTCGTTACCCGTCACCTGGTTGGGGGCTGA
- a CDS encoding OmpP1/FadL family transporter, which translates to MRIRQIVQAAILPVVLVPGLALATNGYFSHGFGVKSQGIAGVGIALPQDALAAATNPAGTAFVGNRLDIGATLFRPSRGAEISGNNLPGGATANGSYDANDTRNFLIPEIGYVRQLSPQLAAGVAVYGNGGMNTDYGSNPFRAFGASGSAGINLEQLFISPSLAYKLNENHALGLAVNFAYQRFKAEGIGPFAGSSAAPNSLTNRGVDSSTGWGFRLGYTGKLTPELSIGATWASKTRMGNLDKYKGLFAEDGGFDIPANYGIGVAWQASSALTLALDAQRIEYSDIKSVGTPIATLFSGNLFGSSNGPGFGWKDVTVAKLGVSYEWRDWTWRAGYSHASQPIPADQTFLNILAPGAIQDHLSLGATWNLGKDGELSLAYTHGFKKTVKGSGSIPAAYGGGEADIHLSEDILGIAYGWKF; encoded by the coding sequence ATGAGAATCCGCCAAATTGTTCAGGCCGCCATCCTGCCGGTCGTTTTAGTCCCCGGCCTGGCGCTTGCCACCAACGGTTATTTTTCACACGGTTTTGGTGTGAAGTCGCAGGGCATAGCCGGTGTCGGCATTGCCTTGCCACAGGATGCGCTGGCCGCTGCGACCAACCCGGCCGGCACCGCCTTCGTCGGCAATCGGCTCGACATCGGCGCCACTTTGTTTCGGCCGAGCCGTGGCGCGGAAATATCCGGCAACAATCTGCCCGGTGGCGCGACGGCAAATGGCAGTTACGATGCCAACGACACCCGGAATTTCCTGATTCCCGAAATCGGCTACGTCCGCCAGTTGTCGCCGCAGCTCGCGGCCGGCGTCGCCGTTTATGGCAACGGTGGGATGAATACCGACTACGGCAGCAATCCCTTTCGTGCCTTCGGTGCCAGTGGTTCGGCCGGCATAAACCTTGAGCAGTTGTTCATCTCGCCGTCGCTCGCCTACAAGCTGAACGAAAATCATGCGCTCGGCCTGGCCGTCAATTTCGCCTATCAACGCTTCAAGGCCGAAGGCATCGGGCCGTTTGCCGGCTCGTCGGCGGCGCCGAACAGTCTGACCAATCGCGGCGTCGACTCATCGACCGGCTGGGGTTTTCGTCTCGGCTATACCGGCAAACTGACCCCCGAACTGAGCATCGGAGCCACCTGGGCCTCGAAGACCCGGATGGGCAATCTCGACAAGTACAAGGGCCTGTTTGCCGAAGACGGCGGCTTCGACATTCCCGCCAATTACGGTATCGGCGTGGCTTGGCAGGCGAGTTCTGCGCTGACGCTGGCGCTCGACGCGCAACGGATCGAATATAGCGACATTAAGTCGGTCGGCACCCCGATTGCCACGCTGTTTTCGGGCAATCTCTTCGGCTCCTCGAATGGCCCGGGTTTCGGCTGGAAGGACGTTACGGTGGCCAAACTCGGTGTCAGCTACGAATGGCGCGACTGGACCTGGCGGGCCGGCTACAGCCATGCCAGCCAGCCGATCCCGGCGGATCAGACTTTCCTCAACATTCTGGCGCCGGGCGCGATCCAGGATCACCTGAGCCTGGGCGCGACCTGGAATCTGGGCAAGGACGGCGAACTGAGCTTGGCCTACACGCATGGCTTCAAGAAAACCGTCAAGGGATCCGGCTCGATCCCGGCCGCTTACGGCGGTGGCGAGGCAGATATCCACCTGTCGGAAGACATTCTTGGGATCGCCTACGGCTGGAAGTTCTGA
- a CDS encoding DUF6691 family protein — protein sequence MHVLIALLLGLLFGLGLIISGMTDPAKVLAFLDFAGLWDSSLGLVMAGAIGVAVWPFRRAGRRAKSWLGGVYPPAEAGAVDRPLIVGSVLFGIGWGLSGLCPGPALVGLGAGYLPAAVFVIAMIFGMEAYEWMRGARKRRLKASASN from the coding sequence ATGCATGTCTTGATTGCCCTGTTGCTTGGCCTGCTTTTCGGTCTCGGCTTGATCATTTCCGGTATGACCGATCCGGCCAAGGTGCTGGCCTTCCTCGACTTCGCCGGTCTTTGGGATTCGTCGTTGGGGCTGGTGATGGCTGGTGCCATCGGGGTTGCCGTCTGGCCTTTCCGGAGGGCGGGGCGGCGCGCCAAGAGCTGGTTGGGCGGTGTCTATCCACCGGCCGAGGCCGGCGCAGTGGATCGGCCGCTGATCGTTGGCAGCGTGTTGTTCGGCATCGGCTGGGGCTTGTCCGGCCTTTGTCCGGGGCCGGCCCTGGTCGGCCTGGGGGCGGGCTATCTGCCGGCCGCCGTATTCGTCATCGCCATGATATTTGGCATGGAGGCTTACGAATGGATGCGTGGCGCACGAAAACGCCGGCTGAAGGCGTCGGCAAGCAACTGA
- a CDS encoding efflux RND transporter periplasmic adaptor subunit produces MKQNLILIAVMLALAGCSGEPEAVKEATIKVDGEHVILSEPDKATFLKVATVDQDKGGMLRLPGRLVWNEEKTVRVFPQLAGRVLSIAVDVGATVKAGQPLAVLSSPDYGQALADARKAKADAQVATQALERNRQLREAGVIAEKDWQQAEASAVAARAEAERAGRRLAGLGGDGDGSYVLRSPLAGVVVERNLNPGMEFRPEQAAAALFVITDPASLWVQVAAGEADLANLKKGETLLIESKQYPGERFTGTIRHVADFVDPASRTIKVRGELPNADRRLKGEMFVNALVELPLSSALRAPAAAVFLFSDQRYVFVEEAPGHYRRQPVEAGAERDGWIDIHSGVHAGDKVVTEGNLHLLKFFKPQVADKQATK; encoded by the coding sequence ATGAAGCAGAATCTGATTCTCATCGCCGTGATGCTCGCGCTGGCCGGCTGCTCCGGCGAACCGGAAGCCGTCAAGGAAGCCACGATCAAGGTCGACGGCGAACACGTCATCCTCAGCGAGCCGGACAAGGCGACCTTCCTCAAGGTGGCGACGGTCGACCAGGACAAGGGCGGCATGCTGCGCCTGCCCGGCCGGCTGGTCTGGAACGAGGAAAAAACCGTCCGCGTCTTTCCGCAACTGGCTGGCCGGGTGCTCAGCATTGCGGTCGATGTCGGGGCGACGGTAAAGGCCGGCCAGCCGCTGGCCGTGCTCAGTTCTCCCGATTACGGCCAGGCGCTGGCCGACGCCCGCAAGGCCAAGGCCGATGCCCAGGTGGCGACGCAGGCGCTGGAGCGCAATCGCCAGTTGCGCGAAGCCGGCGTTATTGCCGAGAAGGACTGGCAGCAAGCTGAAGCCAGCGCGGTAGCGGCACGCGCCGAAGCCGAGCGGGCCGGCCGCCGGCTGGCCGGCCTGGGTGGCGACGGTGACGGTTCCTACGTGCTGCGCAGCCCGCTGGCCGGGGTGGTCGTCGAACGCAACCTCAATCCCGGCATGGAATTCCGCCCGGAACAAGCGGCCGCCGCGCTGTTCGTGATCACCGATCCGGCCAGTTTGTGGGTCCAGGTCGCTGCCGGCGAAGCCGATCTGGCCAACCTGAAAAAAGGCGAGACGCTGTTGATCGAGTCGAAGCAGTACCCGGGCGAGCGCTTCACGGGCACCATTCGCCATGTCGCCGATTTCGTCGATCCGGCGAGCCGGACGATCAAGGTGCGAGGTGAGTTGCCGAATGCCGACCGCCGCCTGAAGGGCGAAATGTTCGTCAATGCCCTGGTCGAACTGCCGCTCAGCTCGGCGCTGCGCGCCCCGGCGGCGGCGGTTTTCCTGTTCAGCGACCAGCGCTATGTCTTTGTCGAAGAGGCACCGGGCCACTATCGACGCCAGCCGGTCGAGGCCGGCGCCGAGCGCGACGGCTGGATCGACATCCACAGCGGCGTGCACGCAGGCGACAAGGTGGTTACTGAAGGCAACCTGCATCTGCTCAAGTTCTTCAAGCCGCAGGTCGCCGACAAACAGGCTACCAAATGA
- a CDS encoding response regulator transcription factor: MRILLVEDDPLLADGLARTLRKSGYLVEVTGDGQTADNWLKTESFDLTVLDLGLPGLDGSDVLQRLRQRQQRTPVLILSARMALEERVRLLDLGADDYVVKPVALAELEARVRALIRRGQGTPETTLQLGRLQLDTVGKRAWLDGKALELTAREWTALEFLAGRVNRIISKEQIMQALYRWDDDISPNAVEKFISRLRSKLEPGGITIRTVRGLGYFLEKPSETCDDLD, encoded by the coding sequence ATGCGCATCCTGCTTGTCGAAGACGACCCGTTGCTGGCCGATGGCCTGGCCCGCACCTTGCGGAAGTCCGGCTACCTGGTCGAAGTGACCGGCGATGGTCAGACGGCCGACAACTGGCTGAAGACCGAGTCCTTCGATTTGACGGTGCTCGACCTCGGCCTGCCCGGGCTGGATGGCAGCGACGTGCTGCAACGCCTGCGCCAGCGTCAGCAGCGCACGCCGGTGCTGATCCTGTCGGCGCGCATGGCACTCGAGGAGCGCGTCCGCCTGCTCGACCTGGGAGCTGACGACTACGTGGTCAAGCCGGTAGCCCTGGCTGAACTTGAAGCCCGGGTGCGGGCCCTGATCCGGCGCGGTCAGGGAACGCCGGAGACGACGCTGCAGCTCGGCCGCCTGCAGCTCGACACCGTCGGCAAGCGGGCCTGGCTCGATGGCAAGGCGCTCGAACTGACCGCCCGCGAATGGACGGCACTCGAATTCCTGGCCGGCCGGGTCAATCGCATCATCAGCAAGGAACAGATCATGCAGGCGCTCTATCGCTGGGACGACGACATCTCGCCCAATGCGGTCGAGAAGTTCATTTCGCGCCTGCGCAGCAAACTCGAACCGGGCGGCATCACCATCCGGACCGTCCGCGGTCTTGGCTACTTCCTGGAAAAGCCCTCCGAGACGTGCGATGACCTCGACTAG
- a CDS encoding sensor histidine kinase: protein MTSTSLRVQLLRRLLPAMLALLLAGAGTAYWVAWRSATKAYDRALFDTTLAIADQLRMVDGKAQLPLTQQARAVLLTDKFDRVFYSVRGPRGELLDGNAGLPMPAPQNFRTAGSEGRSYFNAQLDGEPIRVAALQKQLSGHDLTVLAGETLIKRNALVREILLGMLLPELLLALVSISVVWFGVRSGLRPLASLRQELAGRSQADLRSVRVDVPEEMQPVVTEINELLQRLDRSLSSQRNFISDAAHQLRTPIAALQAQVEASISESSPDTPAKLEGIRAAAQRLSHLVDQMLSLARAEPTLAQTQPEVSLEEIACQAAETWLPAAIAKHIDLGFELRPAFVRGNSLLLQELLGNLLDNALRYTPEGGTVTVSCGQSASGAWLTVEDSGQGIAEGERERVFERFHRPPGSVSDGNGLGLAIVREIARQHGGSVLAMQSVALGGALLKVVFRPEVSLPLKPANAL from the coding sequence ATGACCTCGACTAGCCTGCGCGTCCAGCTGTTGCGCCGGCTGCTGCCGGCCATGCTGGCGCTGCTTCTGGCCGGCGCCGGGACCGCCTACTGGGTGGCCTGGCGGAGCGCCACCAAGGCCTACGATCGGGCGTTGTTCGACACCACGCTGGCCATCGCCGACCAGCTACGGATGGTCGATGGCAAGGCGCAACTGCCGCTCACCCAACAGGCGCGCGCCGTCCTGCTGACCGACAAGTTCGACCGCGTGTTCTATTCGGTGCGCGGCCCCCGGGGCGAATTGCTCGACGGCAATGCCGGCCTGCCGATGCCGGCGCCGCAAAACTTCCGGACGGCGGGCAGCGAGGGGCGATCCTATTTCAATGCCCAGCTCGATGGCGAGCCGATCCGCGTCGCTGCGTTGCAGAAGCAGCTGTCCGGTCATGACCTGACGGTGCTGGCCGGTGAAACGCTGATCAAGCGGAACGCCCTGGTCCGCGAAATCCTGCTCGGCATGCTGCTGCCCGAACTGCTTCTCGCCCTGGTCAGCATCAGCGTCGTCTGGTTCGGCGTGCGCTCCGGCCTGCGGCCGCTGGCCTCGTTGCGCCAGGAGCTGGCCGGTCGCTCGCAGGCCGACCTGCGGTCGGTCCGGGTCGATGTCCCGGAGGAAATGCAACCGGTGGTGACCGAGATCAATGAGCTGCTGCAACGCCTTGATCGCTCGCTGTCCAGCCAGCGCAATTTCATCTCGGATGCCGCCCACCAGCTGCGCACGCCGATCGCCGCGCTGCAGGCCCAGGTCGAAGCCAGCATCAGCGAATCCTCGCCCGACACCCCGGCCAAGCTGGAAGGCATTCGGGCAGCCGCCCAGCGCCTCTCCCACCTGGTCGACCAGATGCTCTCCCTGGCCCGGGCTGAGCCGACGCTCGCCCAGACGCAACCCGAGGTGTCGCTCGAAGAGATCGCCTGCCAGGCGGCCGAAACCTGGCTGCCGGCGGCCATCGCCAAGCACATCGATCTTGGCTTCGAACTGCGGCCGGCGTTCGTGCGGGGTAATAGCCTGCTGCTCCAGGAGCTGCTCGGCAACCTGCTCGACAATGCGCTGCGCTATACGCCGGAAGGCGGCACGGTGACGGTCAGTTGCGGCCAGAGCGCGAGCGGGGCCTGGCTGACCGTCGAAGACAGCGGCCAGGGCATCGCCGAAGGCGAGCGCGAGAGAGTCTTCGAGCGCTTCCACCGGCCGCCGGGCAGCGTCAGCGACGGCAATGGACTCGGCCTCGCCATCGTCCGGGAAATTGCCCGGCAACATGGCGGCAGCGTGCTGGCCATGCAGTCCGTCGCGCTGGGTGGCGCACTGCTGAAAGTGGTGTTCCGGCCTGAAGTCAGTCTGCCGCTCAAGCCGGCCAACGCCTTGTAG
- a CDS encoding Rap1a/Tai family immunity protein gives MKILWLIAALFATQAHAYSSDEMRGDCQAAEEFYQQKKNSDPFQSIRSARCIAYVAGFADGYAVSDYLADKVGVKLNAFCLPNDSDLSFRLVRAVLAHLDRQPPNSTTSTAMLVANALAKSFPCADSLEPKK, from the coding sequence ATGAAAATCCTCTGGCTGATCGCCGCCCTCTTTGCCACCCAGGCACATGCCTACAGCAGCGACGAGATGCGCGGCGACTGCCAGGCAGCCGAAGAGTTCTACCAACAGAAAAAAAACAGCGACCCCTTCCAGTCGATCCGTAGCGCCCGCTGCATCGCCTACGTCGCCGGATTCGCCGATGGCTATGCGGTTAGCGACTACCTGGCCGACAAGGTTGGCGTCAAACTCAACGCCTTCTGCCTGCCGAACGATAGCGATCTGTCCTTCCGTCTGGTCCGCGCCGTCCTCGCCCACCTCGACCGCCAGCCGCCCAATTCGACAACCAGCACGGCGATGCTGGTCGCCAACGCGCTGGCCAAATCCTTCCCCTGTGCGGATTCGCTTGAACCAAAGAAGTGA
- a CDS encoding SRPBCC family protein, translating to MNLGKLGLVALVLQAVSLGPALAAAAVDYDDVVVEQREGVYHGNFSLQIAVPPAVALEVLTDFEHMAEFVPNLSASHIISRAGNVYRIAQQGKARFGPFGYPFESERQIEVLPDGRILSKALSGSTKYMRSEMRLQASSGGTRLDYRIEMIPDRWAPALLGVGFLRHELAEQFSALINEMQRRQANRPVR from the coding sequence TTGAACCTCGGCAAGCTCGGCCTGGTGGCGCTGGTCCTGCAGGCGGTCAGCCTCGGCCCGGCGCTCGCGGCCGCTGCCGTCGACTACGATGACGTGGTCGTCGAGCAGCGGGAGGGGGTCTATCACGGCAACTTCAGCCTGCAGATTGCCGTGCCGCCGGCCGTCGCGCTCGAGGTGTTGACCGATTTCGAGCACATGGCCGAATTCGTGCCCAACCTGAGCGCCAGCCATATCATTTCGCGCGCCGGCAACGTCTATCGGATCGCCCAGCAGGGCAAGGCGCGTTTCGGCCCGTTCGGCTACCCCTTTGAATCGGAACGCCAGATCGAGGTCTTACCGGACGGCCGCATCCTCTCGAAGGCGCTGTCGGGCTCGACCAAGTACATGCGCAGCGAAATGCGGCTGCAGGCCAGCAGCGGCGGCACCCGGCTGGATTACCGGATCGAGATGATTCCCGACCGCTGGGCGCCGGCGCTGCTCGGCGTCGGCTTTCTGCGCCACGAACTGGCCGAGCAATTTTCCGCGCTGATCAACGAGATGCAGCGCCGCCAGGCCAACCGGCCGGTCCGTTAA